One genomic region from Ovis canadensis isolate MfBH-ARS-UI-01 breed Bighorn chromosome 24, ARS-UI_OviCan_v2, whole genome shotgun sequence encodes:
- the SNRNP25 gene encoding U11/U12 small nuclear ribonucleoprotein 25 kDa protein, with amino-acid sequence MVVQDPLLCDLPIQVTLEEVNSQIALEYGQAMTVRVCKMDGEVMPVVVVQNATVLDLKKAIQRYVQLRQEREGGIQHISWSYVWRTYHLTSAGEKLTEDQKKLRDYGIRNRDEVSFIKKLRQK; translated from the exons ATGGTTGTGCAAGACCCGCTGCTCTGCGACCTTCCGATCCAG GTTACTTTAGAAGAAGTTAATTCCCAAATAGCATTAGAATACGGCCAAGCAATGACAGTGCGAGTGTGCAAGATGGATGGAGAAGTTATGC CTGTGGTTGTAGTCCAGAACGCCACGGTCCTGGACCTGAAGAAGGCCATCCAGAGATACGTGCAGCTCAGGCAGGAGCGCGAGGGAGGCATTCAGCACATCAGCTG GTCATACGTGTGGAGGACATACCACTTGACCTCCGCGGGAGAGAAACTCACAGAAGACCAGAAGAAACTCCGAGA ttACGGTATCCGGAATCGGGATGAGGTGTCCTTCATCAAAAAGCTGAGACAGAAATGA
- the RHBDF1 gene encoding inactive rhomboid protein 1 isoform X1: protein MGEARRDSSSSLQHKKPPWLKLDIPAVVPPAAEEPSFLQPLRRQAFLRSVSMPAEPARIPSPHQEPRRPALQRQMSITQTIRSRRVCSGRVHTLPPSGPPLPAGPSRSARLSRSLLRGTADWFGVSKDSDTTQKWQRKSIRHCSQRYGKLKPQVIRELDLPSQDNVSLTSTETPPPLYVGPCQLGMQKIVDPLARGRAFRLADDAADGPSAPHTPVTPGAASLCSFSSSRSGFSRLPRRRKRESVAKMSFRAAAALVKGRSVRDGTLRRAQRRSFTPASFLEEDTADFPDELDTSFFAREGVLHEELSTYPDEVFESPSEAALKDWERAPEQVDLTGGALDRSELERSHLMLPLERGWRKQKEGGAAAPQPKVRLRQEVVSTAGQRRGQRIAMPVRKLFAREKRPYGLGMVGRLTNRTYRKRIDSYVKRQIEDMDDHRPFFTYWLTFVHSLVTILAVCIYGVAPVGFSQHETVDSVLRNRGVYENVKYVQQENFWIGPSSEALIHLGAKFSPCMRQDPQVHSFIHAAREREKHSACCVRNDRSGCVQTSEEECSSTLAVWVKWPLHPSAPDLAGQKRRYGSVCHQDPRVCDEPSSEDPHEWPDDITKWPICTKSSAGNHTNHPHMDCVITGRPCCIGTKGRCEITSREYCDFMRGYFHEEATLCSQVHCMDDVCGLLPFLNPEVPDQFYRLWLSLFLHAGVLHCLVSVCFQMTVLRDLEKLAGWHRIAIIYLLSGVTGNLASAIFLPYRAEVGPAGSQFGILACLFVELFQSWQILARPWRAFFKLLAVVLFLFTFGLLPWIDNFAHISGFISGLFLSFAFLPYISFGKFDLYRKRCQIIVFQLVFLGLLAGLVVLFYFYPVRCEWCEFLTCIPFTDKFCEKYELDAQLH, encoded by the exons ATGGGCGAGGCCCGAagggacagcagcagcagcctgcagcACAAGAAGCCGCCGTGGCTGAAGCTGGACATCCCGGCCGTGGTGCCCCCGGCAGCAGAGGAGCCCAGCTTCCTGCAG CCCTTGAGACGCCAGGCATTCCTGCGGAGCGTGAGCATGCCGGCCGAGCCCGCCCGCATCCCTTCGCCCCACCAGGAGCCCCGGCGGCCGGCGCTACAGCGCCAGATGTCCATCACACAGACTATCCGCAG CCGCCGGGTGTGCTCTGGGCGCGTCCACACTCTGCCTCCGTCGGGCCCCCCGCTGCCCGCAGGGCCGTCCCGCAGTGCCCGTCTCTCTCGGTCCCTGCTCAG GGGCACGGCCGACTGGTTTGGAGTGAGCAAGGACAGTGACACCACCCAGAAGTGGCAGCGCAAGAGCATCCGCCACTGCAGCCAGCGCTACGGGAAGCTGAAGCCCCAGGTCATCCGCGAGCTAGACCTGCCTAGCCAGGACAACGTGTCGCTGACCAGCACCGAGACGCCGCCTCCTCTGTATGTGGGGCCGTGCCAGCTGGGCATGCAGAAG aTCGTAGACCCCCTGGCCCGGGGCCGGGCCTTCCGCTTGGCGGATGATGCCGCCGACGGCCCGAGCGCCCCGCACACGCCCGTCACGCCGGGTGCCGCCTCCCTCTGCTCCTTCTCCAGCTCCCGCTCCGGTTTCAGCCGGCTCCCGCGGCGGCGCAAGCGCGAGTCGGTGGCCAAGATGAGCTTCCGGGCAGCCGCTGCGCTGGTGAAG GGTCGCTCGGTGAGGGATGGCACGTTACGCCGCGCCCAGCGCCGAAGCTTCACTCCTgccagcttcctggaggaggacaccgCTGACTTCCCTGACGAGCTGGACACGTCCTTCTTTGCCCGG GAAGGTGTCCTCCACGAGGAGCTGTCCACTTATCCAGACGAGGTGTTCGAGTCCCCATCGGAGGCAGCGCTTAAAGACTGGGAGAGAGCCCCAGAGCAGGTGGACCTCACGGGCGGCGCCCTGGACCGCAGCGAGCTGGAGCGCAGCCACCTGATGCT ACCCCTGGAACGTGGCTGGCGCAAGCAGAAGGAGGGCGGCGCAGCGGCCCCGCAGCCCAAAGTGCGGCTGCGGCAGGAGGTGGTGAGCACGGCGGGGCAGCGGCGGGGCCAGCGCATCGCGATGCCGGTGCGCAAGTTGTTTGCCAGGGAGAAGCGGCCGTACGGGCTGGGCATGGTGGGCCGGCTAACCAACCGCACTTACCGCAAGCGAATCGACAGCTATGTCAAACGCCAGATTGAGGACATGGACGACCACAG GCCCTTCTTCACCTACTGGCTCACCTTCGTGCACTCGCTCGTCACCATTCTAGCCGTGTGCATCTATGGCGTGGCGCCCGTGGGATTCTCACAGCACGAGACCGTAGACTCG GTACTGCGCAACCGTGGGGTCTACGAGAATGTCAAGTACGTGCAACAGGAGAACTTTTGGATCGGGCCCAGCTCG GAGGCCCTCATTCACCTGGGTGCCAAGTTCTCGCCGTGCATGCGCCAGGATCCGCAGGTGCATAGTTTCATCCATGCTGCGCGCGAGCGCGAGAAGCACTCGGCCTGCTGCGTGCGTAACGACCGGTCAGGCTGCGTGCAGACCTCGGAGGAGGAGTGCTCG TCCACGCTGGCAGTGTGGGTGAAGTGGCCTCTGCATCCCAGTGCCCCAGACCTTGCTGGCCAAAAGAGGCGGTACGGCTCTGTCTGCCACCAGGATCCCAG GGTGTGTGATGAGCCTTCTTCTGAGGACCCCCATGAGTGGCCAGATGACATCACCAAGTGGCCG ATCTGCACCAAAAGCAGTGCTGGGAACCACACCAACCACCCTCACATGGACTGCGTCATCACGGGCCGGCCTTGCTGCATCGGCACCAAGGGCAG GTGTGAGATCACCTCCCGGGAGTACTGTGACTTCATGAGGGGCTACTTCCACGAGGAGGCCACACTCTGCTCCCAG GTGCACTGCATGGACGACGTGTGCGGGCTCCTGCCCTTCCTCAACCCCGAGGTGCCTGACCAGTTCTACCGCCTGTGGCTGTCCCTCTTCTTGCACGCTGG ggtcctgcacTGCCTGGTGTCCGTCTGCTTCCAGATGACGGTCCTGCGAGACCTGGAGAAGCTGGCGGGCTGGCACCGCATAGCCATCATCTACCTGCTCAGCGGCGTCACTGGTAACCTGGCTAGTGCCATCTTCCTGCCATACCGGGCAGAG GTGGGCCCGGCTGGCTCGCAGTTCGGCATCCTGGCCTGCCTCTTCGTGGAGCTCTTCCAGAGCTGGCAGATCCTGGCGCGGCCCTGGCGCGCCTTCTTCAAGCTGCTGGCCGTGGTGCTCTTCCTCTTCACCTTCGGCTTGCTGCCCTGGATCGACAACTTCGCCCACATCTCGGGCTTCATCAGCGGCCTCTTCCTCTCCTTTGCCTTCCTGCCCTACATCAGCTTCGGCAAGTTCGACCTGTACCGCAAGCGCTGCCAGATCATCGTCTTTCAGCTGGTCTTCCTGGGCCTGCTGGCCGGCCTGGTGGTCCTCTTCTATTTCTACCCTGTCCGCTGCGAGTGGTGTGAGTTCCTCACCTGCATCCCCTTCACTGACAAGTTCTGTGAGAAGTACGAGCTGGATGCTCAGCTCCACTGA
- the IL9R gene encoding interleukin-9 receptor isoform X1: MREWVVACLKRPPHSTTSGGRCSQHSPSAQPLPGWTLQSEVLMREAGTCFLLCACVCAWLGLGVPVLGDRGGEGWLRVCGGCRCRVGQGLGCGCLSSVDQSGLQPHPGHTVRARPLVVPSSAVVSSGLLLLGLPCQRGSAPGPPHPGPARWTCPEAATADLPRLLFPGPGPGAFTCHNNNVLRIECRWPGPAPGQGAGSWLLFTSNVVPGSKHKCVFWADVCTVELPPEEVLVPADNFTITFHRHISGKEQVSLVDPQYLPRRHVKLDPPSDLQSNVSSEHCVLTWSISPALEPLAMLLSYELAFKRQEEAWEVKLGCPPWGPSVLEAAGDAVLPTQGAFALELRGRQWPEPRWARHKDRIVGVTWLKLEAAELDSGSAYEARLRVQMAALEGEVAEEERYEGVWSDWSQPACFAAPRRRGRLVPALGQPSSTLVAVCLFLLLSSLIYLLFKLSPRWVARDVCESVC; the protein is encoded by the exons ATGAGGGAGTGGGTGGTGGCTTGCTTGAAGCGCCCTCCCCACAGTACCACCTCGGGGGGCCGGTGCTCTCAGCACAGCCCCTCAGCCCAGCCTCTTCCAGGTTGGACCTTGCAGAGCGAAGTTCTGATGCGAGAGGCAGGCACCTGCTTCCTGCTCTGCGCCTGTGTCTGTGCCTGGCTCGGCCTGGGGGTCCCTGTCCTGGGGGACAGAGGAGGTGAGGGCTGGCTCAGGGTGTGCGGGGGGTGTAGGTGCAGAGTGGGGCAGGGTCTGGGCTGCGGGTGTCTGTCTTCCGTAGACCAGTCGGGTCTTCAGCCCCACCCAGGGCACACGGTCAGAGCCCGTCCCCTTGTGGTGCCCAGCTCCGCCGTGGTCTCCTCGGGGCTCCTTCTCTTGGGCCTGCCCTGTCAGAGAGGGTCCGCGCCAGGCCCTCCCCACCCCGGCCCTGCACGGTGGACTTGCCCCGAGGCAGCCACGGCGGACTTGCCACGGTTACTGTTCCCAGGGCCGGGGCCTGGGGCTTTCACCTGCCACAATAACAACGTCCTCAGGATTGAGTGCCGCTGGCCTGGCCCAGCGCCGGGCCAGGGGGCCGGCTCCTGGCTGCTCTTCACCAG CAACGTTGTGCCGGGCAGCAAGCACAAGTGTGTCTTCTGGGCTGACGTGTGCACCGTGGAGCTGCCGCCTGAGGAGGTCCTCGTGCCTGCTGACAACTTCACCATCACCTTCCACCGCCACATCTCCGGGAAGGAGCAGGTCAGCCTGGTGGATCCACAGTATCTGCCCCGGAGACACG TGAAGCTGGACCCCCCCTCGGACTTGCAGAGCAACGTCAGCTCTGAGCACTGTGTCCTGACCTGGAGCATCAGTCCTGCTCTGGAGCCACTAGCCATGCTCCTCAGCTATGAGCTGGCCTTcaagaggcaggaggaagccTGGGAGGTGAAGCTGGGCTGCCCACCCTGGGGCCCGTCTGTCCTGGAAGCAGCAGGAGATGCTGTTCTTCCCACCCAGGGTGCTTTCGCCTTGGAATTACGAGGCCGGCAGTGGCCAGAGCCGAGG TGGGCTCGGCACAAGGATCGCATCGTCGGGGTGACCTGGCTCAAACTTGAAGCCGCTGAGCTGGACTCCGGTTCTGCCTATGAGGCCCGGCTGCGCGTCCAGATGGCCGCCCTGGAGGGCGAGGTGGCGGAGGAGGAGCGATACGAGGGCGTGTGGAGTGACTGGAGCCAGCCTGCCTGCTTTGCCGCCCCGCGCAGACGAG GTCGCCTGGTCCCTGCTCTGGGGCAACCCAGTAGCACCCTGGTCGCCGTGTGCCTCTTCCTCCTGCTGAGCAGCCTGATCTACTTGCTGTTCAAATTGTCGCCCAGGTGGGTGGCCAGGGATGTGTGTGAGAGCGTGTGCTGA
- the IL9R gene encoding interleukin-9 receptor isoform X3: MREWVVACLKRPPHSTTSGGRCSQHSPSAQPLPGWTLQSEVLMREAGTCFLLCACVCAWLGLGVPVLGDRGGEGWLRVCGGCRCRVGQGLGCGCLSSVDQSGLQPHPGHTVRARPLVVPSSAVVSSGLLLLGLPCQRGSAPGPPHPGPARWTCPEAATADLPRLLFPGPGPGAFTCHNNNVLRIECRWPGPAPGQGAGSWLLFTSNVVPGSKHKCVFWADVCTVELPPEEVLVPADNFTITFHRHISGKEQVSLVDPQYLPRRHVKLDPPSDLQSNVSSEHCVLTWSISPALEPLAMLLSYELAFKRQEEAWEVKLGCPPWGPSVLEAAGDAVLPTQGAFALELRGRQWPEPRVCECSVGSAQGSHRRGDLAQT, encoded by the exons ATGAGGGAGTGGGTGGTGGCTTGCTTGAAGCGCCCTCCCCACAGTACCACCTCGGGGGGCCGGTGCTCTCAGCACAGCCCCTCAGCCCAGCCTCTTCCAGGTTGGACCTTGCAGAGCGAAGTTCTGATGCGAGAGGCAGGCACCTGCTTCCTGCTCTGCGCCTGTGTCTGTGCCTGGCTCGGCCTGGGGGTCCCTGTCCTGGGGGACAGAGGAGGTGAGGGCTGGCTCAGGGTGTGCGGGGGGTGTAGGTGCAGAGTGGGGCAGGGTCTGGGCTGCGGGTGTCTGTCTTCCGTAGACCAGTCGGGTCTTCAGCCCCACCCAGGGCACACGGTCAGAGCCCGTCCCCTTGTGGTGCCCAGCTCCGCCGTGGTCTCCTCGGGGCTCCTTCTCTTGGGCCTGCCCTGTCAGAGAGGGTCCGCGCCAGGCCCTCCCCACCCCGGCCCTGCACGGTGGACTTGCCCCGAGGCAGCCACGGCGGACTTGCCACGGTTACTGTTCCCAGGGCCGGGGCCTGGGGCTTTCACCTGCCACAATAACAACGTCCTCAGGATTGAGTGCCGCTGGCCTGGCCCAGCGCCGGGCCAGGGGGCCGGCTCCTGGCTGCTCTTCACCAG CAACGTTGTGCCGGGCAGCAAGCACAAGTGTGTCTTCTGGGCTGACGTGTGCACCGTGGAGCTGCCGCCTGAGGAGGTCCTCGTGCCTGCTGACAACTTCACCATCACCTTCCACCGCCACATCTCCGGGAAGGAGCAGGTCAGCCTGGTGGATCCACAGTATCTGCCCCGGAGACACG TGAAGCTGGACCCCCCCTCGGACTTGCAGAGCAACGTCAGCTCTGAGCACTGTGTCCTGACCTGGAGCATCAGTCCTGCTCTGGAGCCACTAGCCATGCTCCTCAGCTATGAGCTGGCCTTcaagaggcaggaggaagccTGGGAGGTGAAGCTGGGCTGCCCACCCTGGGGCCCGTCTGTCCTGGAAGCAGCAGGAGATGCTGTTCTTCCCACCCAGGGTGCTTTCGCCTTGGAATTACGAGGCCGGCAGTGGCCAGAGCCGAGGGTGTGTGAGTGCAGTG TGGGCTCGGCACAAGGATCGCATCGTCGGGGTGACCTGGCTCAAACTTGA
- the POLR3K gene encoding DNA-directed RNA polymerase III subunit RPC10 has translation MSYWEPARHCSPWGRGGCVIIGGLAGGGAGTNGRWERRRRAAAGAAGSAEPVAAMLLFCPGCGNGLIVEEGPRCHRFACNTCPYVHNVTRKVTNRKYPKLKEVDDVLGGAAAWENVDSTAEPCPKCEHPRAYFMQLQTRSADEPMTTFYKCCSAQCGHRWRD, from the exons ATGAGCTACTGGGAGCCGGCCCGCCACTGCTCtccctgggggcggggaggctgCGTGATTATTGGTGGgctggcagggggcggggcggggaccaACGGGCGCTGGGAACGCCGGCGCCGTGCTGCCGCGGGCGCTGCCGGGAGCGCCGAGCCTGTGGCGGCCATGCTGCTCTTCTGCCCGGGCTGCGGGAACGGGCTGATCGTCGAGGAGGGCCCGCGCTGCCACCGCTTCGCGTGCAACACCTGCCCCTACGTGCACAACGTCACGCGCAAG GTAACAAATCGGAAGTATCCAAAGCTGAAAGAAGTGGATGATGTGCTTGGTGGAGCAGCTGCCTGGGAGAATGTTGACTCTACTGCAG AGCCGTGTCCCAAGTGTGAACATCCTCGAGCCTATTTCATGCAGCTGCAGACCCGCTCTGCAGATGAGCCCATGACCACCTTCTACAAGTGCTGCAGCGCGCAGTGTGGACACCGCTGGCGGGACTAA
- the RHBDF1 gene encoding inactive rhomboid protein 1 isoform X2 → MGEARRDSSSSLQHKKPPWLKLDIPAVVPPAAEEPSFLQPLRRQAFLRSVSMPAEPARIPSPHQEPRRPALQRQMSITQTIRRGTADWFGVSKDSDTTQKWQRKSIRHCSQRYGKLKPQVIRELDLPSQDNVSLTSTETPPPLYVGPCQLGMQKIVDPLARGRAFRLADDAADGPSAPHTPVTPGAASLCSFSSSRSGFSRLPRRRKRESVAKMSFRAAAALVKGRSVRDGTLRRAQRRSFTPASFLEEDTADFPDELDTSFFAREGVLHEELSTYPDEVFESPSEAALKDWERAPEQVDLTGGALDRSELERSHLMLPLERGWRKQKEGGAAAPQPKVRLRQEVVSTAGQRRGQRIAMPVRKLFAREKRPYGLGMVGRLTNRTYRKRIDSYVKRQIEDMDDHRPFFTYWLTFVHSLVTILAVCIYGVAPVGFSQHETVDSVLRNRGVYENVKYVQQENFWIGPSSEALIHLGAKFSPCMRQDPQVHSFIHAAREREKHSACCVRNDRSGCVQTSEEECSSTLAVWVKWPLHPSAPDLAGQKRRYGSVCHQDPRVCDEPSSEDPHEWPDDITKWPICTKSSAGNHTNHPHMDCVITGRPCCIGTKGRCEITSREYCDFMRGYFHEEATLCSQVHCMDDVCGLLPFLNPEVPDQFYRLWLSLFLHAGVLHCLVSVCFQMTVLRDLEKLAGWHRIAIIYLLSGVTGNLASAIFLPYRAEVGPAGSQFGILACLFVELFQSWQILARPWRAFFKLLAVVLFLFTFGLLPWIDNFAHISGFISGLFLSFAFLPYISFGKFDLYRKRCQIIVFQLVFLGLLAGLVVLFYFYPVRCEWCEFLTCIPFTDKFCEKYELDAQLH, encoded by the exons ATGGGCGAGGCCCGAagggacagcagcagcagcctgcagcACAAGAAGCCGCCGTGGCTGAAGCTGGACATCCCGGCCGTGGTGCCCCCGGCAGCAGAGGAGCCCAGCTTCCTGCAG CCCTTGAGACGCCAGGCATTCCTGCGGAGCGTGAGCATGCCGGCCGAGCCCGCCCGCATCCCTTCGCCCCACCAGGAGCCCCGGCGGCCGGCGCTACAGCGCCAGATGTCCATCACACAGACTATCCGCAG GGGCACGGCCGACTGGTTTGGAGTGAGCAAGGACAGTGACACCACCCAGAAGTGGCAGCGCAAGAGCATCCGCCACTGCAGCCAGCGCTACGGGAAGCTGAAGCCCCAGGTCATCCGCGAGCTAGACCTGCCTAGCCAGGACAACGTGTCGCTGACCAGCACCGAGACGCCGCCTCCTCTGTATGTGGGGCCGTGCCAGCTGGGCATGCAGAAG aTCGTAGACCCCCTGGCCCGGGGCCGGGCCTTCCGCTTGGCGGATGATGCCGCCGACGGCCCGAGCGCCCCGCACACGCCCGTCACGCCGGGTGCCGCCTCCCTCTGCTCCTTCTCCAGCTCCCGCTCCGGTTTCAGCCGGCTCCCGCGGCGGCGCAAGCGCGAGTCGGTGGCCAAGATGAGCTTCCGGGCAGCCGCTGCGCTGGTGAAG GGTCGCTCGGTGAGGGATGGCACGTTACGCCGCGCCCAGCGCCGAAGCTTCACTCCTgccagcttcctggaggaggacaccgCTGACTTCCCTGACGAGCTGGACACGTCCTTCTTTGCCCGG GAAGGTGTCCTCCACGAGGAGCTGTCCACTTATCCAGACGAGGTGTTCGAGTCCCCATCGGAGGCAGCGCTTAAAGACTGGGAGAGAGCCCCAGAGCAGGTGGACCTCACGGGCGGCGCCCTGGACCGCAGCGAGCTGGAGCGCAGCCACCTGATGCT ACCCCTGGAACGTGGCTGGCGCAAGCAGAAGGAGGGCGGCGCAGCGGCCCCGCAGCCCAAAGTGCGGCTGCGGCAGGAGGTGGTGAGCACGGCGGGGCAGCGGCGGGGCCAGCGCATCGCGATGCCGGTGCGCAAGTTGTTTGCCAGGGAGAAGCGGCCGTACGGGCTGGGCATGGTGGGCCGGCTAACCAACCGCACTTACCGCAAGCGAATCGACAGCTATGTCAAACGCCAGATTGAGGACATGGACGACCACAG GCCCTTCTTCACCTACTGGCTCACCTTCGTGCACTCGCTCGTCACCATTCTAGCCGTGTGCATCTATGGCGTGGCGCCCGTGGGATTCTCACAGCACGAGACCGTAGACTCG GTACTGCGCAACCGTGGGGTCTACGAGAATGTCAAGTACGTGCAACAGGAGAACTTTTGGATCGGGCCCAGCTCG GAGGCCCTCATTCACCTGGGTGCCAAGTTCTCGCCGTGCATGCGCCAGGATCCGCAGGTGCATAGTTTCATCCATGCTGCGCGCGAGCGCGAGAAGCACTCGGCCTGCTGCGTGCGTAACGACCGGTCAGGCTGCGTGCAGACCTCGGAGGAGGAGTGCTCG TCCACGCTGGCAGTGTGGGTGAAGTGGCCTCTGCATCCCAGTGCCCCAGACCTTGCTGGCCAAAAGAGGCGGTACGGCTCTGTCTGCCACCAGGATCCCAG GGTGTGTGATGAGCCTTCTTCTGAGGACCCCCATGAGTGGCCAGATGACATCACCAAGTGGCCG ATCTGCACCAAAAGCAGTGCTGGGAACCACACCAACCACCCTCACATGGACTGCGTCATCACGGGCCGGCCTTGCTGCATCGGCACCAAGGGCAG GTGTGAGATCACCTCCCGGGAGTACTGTGACTTCATGAGGGGCTACTTCCACGAGGAGGCCACACTCTGCTCCCAG GTGCACTGCATGGACGACGTGTGCGGGCTCCTGCCCTTCCTCAACCCCGAGGTGCCTGACCAGTTCTACCGCCTGTGGCTGTCCCTCTTCTTGCACGCTGG ggtcctgcacTGCCTGGTGTCCGTCTGCTTCCAGATGACGGTCCTGCGAGACCTGGAGAAGCTGGCGGGCTGGCACCGCATAGCCATCATCTACCTGCTCAGCGGCGTCACTGGTAACCTGGCTAGTGCCATCTTCCTGCCATACCGGGCAGAG GTGGGCCCGGCTGGCTCGCAGTTCGGCATCCTGGCCTGCCTCTTCGTGGAGCTCTTCCAGAGCTGGCAGATCCTGGCGCGGCCCTGGCGCGCCTTCTTCAAGCTGCTGGCCGTGGTGCTCTTCCTCTTCACCTTCGGCTTGCTGCCCTGGATCGACAACTTCGCCCACATCTCGGGCTTCATCAGCGGCCTCTTCCTCTCCTTTGCCTTCCTGCCCTACATCAGCTTCGGCAAGTTCGACCTGTACCGCAAGCGCTGCCAGATCATCGTCTTTCAGCTGGTCTTCCTGGGCCTGCTGGCCGGCCTGGTGGTCCTCTTCTATTTCTACCCTGTCCGCTGCGAGTGGTGTGAGTTCCTCACCTGCATCCCCTTCACTGACAAGTTCTGTGAGAAGTACGAGCTGGATGCTCAGCTCCACTGA